In one window of Bdellovibrionales bacterium CG10_big_fil_rev_8_21_14_0_10_45_34 DNA:
- the rpsF gene encoding 30S ribosomal protein S6, with amino-acid sequence MATEVVRPYEGIVIVHPDASEAEVKQLITKNKSIIEEYKGAINHVDSWGKRNLSNPIEKQRRGQYLHFTFKINNSGIAELERTMRINDKVLRFMHIRLGDSTDLGKYVEQFKKELAESLAKEKDREQKFAAKRAARSPGPSSGMYS; translated from the coding sequence ATGGCTACGGAAGTCGTGCGCCCCTACGAGGGTATAGTCATCGTTCACCCAGATGCGTCTGAGGCTGAGGTGAAGCAACTCATAACGAAGAATAAGTCCATTATTGAGGAATATAAGGGCGCAATTAACCACGTCGATAGTTGGGGTAAGCGAAATCTTTCAAATCCTATCGAAAAGCAACGTCGGGGGCAGTACCTTCATTTTACATTTAAAATCAATAACTCAGGCATTGCTGAGTTAGAGCGAACAATGAGAATCAATGACAAAGTTCTCCGCTTTATGCACATCCGTCTTGGCGACTCGACAGATCTCGGTAAATATGTGGAACAATTCAAAAAAGAATTGGCAGAAAGCCTGGCAAAAGAAAAAGACCGCGAGCAGAAGTTTGCTGCGAAGCGAGCAGCGAGGTCTCCGGGACCAAGTTCAGGAATGTACTCTTAA
- a CDS encoding 50S ribosomal protein L9 — MKVILKNDVKDVGRAGELVNVKRGFARNFLLPRKLAVEATEKREKEFAHLQQMAEVRKKKAVEARKAVLSKISGLTLTFKVDAAETDKIFGSVTNLDISKQLSEQGYEVDRRDILIEEPIKILGQHKAIVKLGEGMTSELKISVERDS, encoded by the coding sequence ATGAAGGTGATTCTTAAGAACGACGTAAAAGATGTTGGCCGCGCCGGTGAGCTGGTGAATGTAAAAAGAGGATTTGCAAGAAACTTTTTGCTTCCTCGAAAGCTTGCAGTAGAGGCGACTGAAAAGAGAGAAAAAGAATTTGCTCATTTGCAGCAAATGGCCGAAGTGAGAAAAAAGAAAGCTGTAGAAGCGAGGAAAGCCGTTTTGAGTAAGATTTCTGGTCTCACATTGACCTTCAAAGTGGATGCAGCAGAAACCGACAAGATTTTTGGTTCAGTAACTAACCTGGATATTTCTAAACAACTCTCAGAGCAAGGTTACGAAGTGGATCGCCGTGATATTCTCATCGAAGAGCCTATCAAGATTCTGGGTCAGCATAAGGCAATTGTTAAGTTGGGCGAAGGCATGACGTCCGAATTGAAAATCTCGGTAGAGAGAGATTCGTAA
- a CDS encoding replicative DNA helicase: MNTKTPPHNLEAEQSVIGGLMLDPNAWDQVVDILSEADFYKSAHRTIFSTIQDLQNKGQPVDILTVSSMLNDRDQLGAIGSAGYLAEIIDSTPSAVNIKTYAELIREKSLLRRVISTGSEIIEEAYGGDYGSVDEYVDRVEAKIFQILDKRKTAGLVPASEIVRASLEKIEELHQRKASITGIATGFDDLDKMTSGFQPGELIIIAARPSMGKTALGLTIVNNIALKSKKKVAFFSLEMAREQIMVRILASAAKIEMGDLRVGRVPDSSWSSLISAASEISESDLYIDDTSAISPFEIRAKCRRLAAQKGLDLIVIDYLQIMDLKQRVESRERAVSEISRTLKAISKELKVPVVALAQLNRGVEGRSDRRPMLSDLRESGSIEQDADVIMMIYRDEYYEKDQSETKGVAEIIINKQRNGPTGTVKLAWLAKYGTFANLAPDSLMSPPLSPAPPSYKPGAPRASGGIPNLAPGKS, from the coding sequence GTGAACACTAAAACGCCTCCACACAATCTGGAAGCTGAACAGTCCGTAATTGGCGGGCTTATGCTTGATCCCAATGCCTGGGATCAGGTCGTAGATATTTTATCCGAAGCAGATTTCTATAAATCGGCCCACAGGACAATTTTTTCAACTATTCAAGATCTTCAAAACAAAGGACAACCGGTTGATATTTTAACCGTGTCTAGCATGCTCAACGATAGAGACCAACTTGGTGCAATAGGCAGTGCTGGGTATTTGGCAGAAATCATCGACAGCACACCCTCTGCCGTAAACATTAAAACCTATGCGGAGCTCATAAGAGAAAAATCTCTTTTAAGAAGAGTCATTTCAACCGGATCGGAAATCATAGAAGAGGCTTACGGCGGCGACTATGGCTCGGTGGATGAGTATGTGGATCGCGTGGAAGCCAAAATCTTTCAAATTCTAGATAAAAGAAAAACGGCGGGGCTTGTGCCGGCCAGTGAAATTGTAAGAGCCAGTTTAGAAAAAATCGAAGAGCTGCATCAAAGGAAAGCGTCCATCACTGGAATTGCTACCGGCTTTGATGATCTTGACAAGATGACGTCAGGGTTTCAGCCCGGTGAATTGATTATCATTGCGGCCCGCCCTTCAATGGGTAAGACAGCCCTTGGTTTGACCATTGTTAATAACATTGCATTAAAATCGAAAAAGAAAGTTGCTTTCTTCTCCCTTGAAATGGCTCGTGAGCAGATTATGGTGCGTATTTTAGCGTCAGCTGCAAAGATAGAGATGGGTGATTTGCGAGTCGGAAGGGTGCCAGATTCTTCTTGGTCGAGTCTCATTTCGGCGGCTTCTGAAATTAGCGAATCAGATTTGTATATCGACGACACTTCGGCAATTAGTCCATTCGAGATACGAGCAAAATGCAGAAGGTTAGCAGCTCAAAAAGGATTAGATCTGATTGTGATAGATTACTTGCAGATCATGGATCTCAAACAAAGGGTCGAAAGCCGCGAAAGAGCTGTTTCTGAGATTTCTCGAACTCTTAAAGCGATTTCAAAAGAGCTCAAAGTACCAGTTGTTGCCCTCGCCCAGCTTAATCGTGGAGTGGAAGGCCGCTCCGATCGAAGACCAATGTTGTCCGATTTGCGTGAATCCGGCTCAATTGAACAAGATGCTGACGTGATCATGATGATTTATCGGGATGAATATTACGAAAAAGATCAGAGCGAAACTAAGGGTGTCGCAGAAATTATCATTAACAAACAACGAAATGGCCCTACTGGAACGGTCAAGTTGGCCTGGTTAGCCAAATACGGAACTTTTGCAAATCTGGCTCCTGATAGTCTTATGTCGCCGCCCCTCTCGCCAGCTCCACCTAGCTATAAGCCCGGCGCGCCTCGTGCGTCTGGGGGAATTCCCAACCTCGCCCCCGGCAAGTCCTAG
- a CDS encoding site-specific DNA inversion stimulation factor gives MSLKPDSPNRLFVANLQNVSLEKLVRSKLEVLFEQQKEAEVDLNGLYDLVIEQVERPLIELALKAYRGNQLKAAQMLGINRNTLKKKIDAYKIRKRRFS, from the coding sequence ATGTCATTAAAGCCCGATTCTCCAAACAGGTTGTTTGTAGCCAACTTACAAAATGTTTCTTTAGAAAAGTTGGTACGCTCCAAACTTGAAGTTCTTTTTGAACAACAGAAGGAAGCCGAAGTTGATTTGAATGGGCTCTATGATCTCGTCATTGAGCAAGTTGAACGACCTCTCATTGAGTTGGCACTTAAAGCCTACAGAGGCAACCAATTAAAGGCTGCTCAGATGCTAGGTATCAATCGCAACACACTGAAAAAGAAAATTGACGCCTATAAGATTCGTAAACGAAGATTCTCTTAA
- a CDS encoding 7-carboxy-7-deazaguanine synthase QueE: MKINEIFFSIQGESTWAGNPTIFIRTSGCPLRCQYCDTEYAFYEGKKMSLEEIVSKVQSFLGDYVCITGGEPLVQPASIELTKQLLDLGYMVSVETSGTMPVDRLDTRAKKVIDVKTPDSKEEGKFLFSNLDFVSPTDEFKFVICSDEDFLWSKSFVKSYGLAEKNVVLFSPSHSQVSPQWLAEKILTSGLRVRLQLQQHKYIWGPEARGV; the protein is encoded by the coding sequence ATGAAGATTAATGAGATTTTTTTTAGCATTCAAGGCGAGTCTACCTGGGCGGGAAACCCCACCATTTTCATAAGAACAAGCGGCTGCCCCCTAAGATGTCAGTACTGCGATACGGAGTATGCATTTTATGAGGGCAAAAAAATGTCTCTCGAAGAAATCGTATCGAAGGTTCAGAGTTTTCTTGGCGATTACGTGTGCATAACTGGCGGCGAACCTTTGGTCCAGCCTGCTTCTATTGAACTAACAAAGCAATTGCTGGATCTTGGCTACATGGTCTCTGTAGAAACCAGTGGTACGATGCCCGTCGATAGATTGGACACCAGGGCTAAAAAGGTAATTGACGTTAAGACTCCGGATAGCAAAGAAGAAGGAAAGTTCTTATTTTCTAATCTGGATTTTGTATCGCCGACTGACGAATTCAAATTTGTTATTTGTTCAGATGAAGACTTTTTGTGGTCAAAGAGTTTTGTCAAGTCATATGGCTTAGCAGAGAAGAATGTTGTGCTTTTTAGTCCCAGCCACTCACAGGTTTCTCCGCAGTGGTTGGCAGAAAAAATTTTGACCTCCGGTCTGCGTGTTAGGTTGCAATTGCAGCAACATAAGTATATTTGGGGACCAGAAGCACGCGGAGTTTAA
- a CDS encoding cell division protein FtsK, with amino-acid sequence MTNPKRNFKSDVIVLSLLSASVFLVASLLTYHPQDPSWNSVGDSVRNVRNACGWVGALVADGLYLLFGGVAWFASAILIVPVVKRLGIGRQSSANLHPVLSLITLIFLASLASLHFKEFSFFEGHVLSGGIIGVFLATHLKGPLNEVGSALFLWTGFLLSLLSLTQLDLRNFSVFIIDRTAFTMKTIWYLLTNLFGKAKSTIVRRATMKKEKGIDFSPQPVESDQRANAVSLSGAKKVVDWLLKDSPQEDEIPRSEELSSTIRSRLFAKEQNPVKTKKKISLKAIIKVENWMLPKLDLLEEPKTLKSGVDKKSIEKNIRLLEDKLSQFSVNGKVTSVRTGPAVTLFEFKPNVNVKLSRITDLADDLSLALSSESLRIIAPLPGRDVVGIETSNADRETVFLRDLIESTDFWSDEVKLPLALGKKVDGETQLADLRKMPHLMVAGTTGSGKSVFVIATLTSLLFRHSPKTLKLVLVDPKQVDLASFYKVPHLALPPVQDAKKAVLALKWAVREMEKRYRSMSRFEVRGIDGFNEMAAQFTAEDLEVYTKENEQLIEAGKPNKTFYFEPLPFMVIVVEEFGDLMAVDKGNVEGLVVRLAQMARACGIHLILAMQSPRKDVVTGLIKTNIPGRISFKVASKMDSRIILDESGAERLLAKGDMLFLAPGMSKPERHHAPWVSEQEVSSVCKFWSDQSEPVYDPDAVKWLDQAEKGGEPSFSNSGDEFADENAFDERYDEILAFVATQKDISASLLQRRFKLGYPRAARMIEIFEKEGVVGPSNGSKPRSVLIQKI; translated from the coding sequence GTGACAAATCCAAAAAGAAACTTCAAATCCGACGTCATCGTCTTGAGCCTATTATCAGCCAGTGTTTTTCTCGTAGCCTCTCTGCTTACTTATCATCCTCAAGACCCCTCTTGGAACTCAGTAGGAGACTCTGTACGGAACGTCCGGAATGCCTGTGGCTGGGTGGGAGCATTGGTTGCCGACGGATTGTACCTTCTATTTGGAGGTGTGGCCTGGTTCGCTTCAGCTATTCTTATCGTGCCGGTAGTGAAACGACTGGGGATTGGTAGGCAAAGTTCGGCTAACTTACACCCGGTATTGTCTCTGATAACCCTTATTTTTTTGGCATCTCTGGCGAGTCTTCACTTCAAGGAATTTTCTTTTTTTGAGGGGCACGTCCTTAGCGGTGGAATTATCGGTGTGTTTTTAGCAACTCACTTAAAAGGGCCACTAAATGAAGTTGGCAGTGCCTTATTCTTGTGGACGGGCTTTCTTCTGTCTCTGTTAAGTCTGACTCAGCTGGACCTCAGAAATTTCAGTGTTTTCATAATAGATAGGACGGCCTTCACCATGAAGACGATTTGGTACCTTCTGACAAATCTATTCGGTAAGGCAAAATCAACCATTGTCAGGCGAGCAACTATGAAAAAAGAGAAGGGTATTGATTTTTCTCCACAACCCGTTGAGTCGGATCAAAGGGCGAATGCAGTATCCCTTTCTGGTGCTAAAAAAGTTGTCGACTGGCTACTAAAAGACAGCCCTCAAGAAGATGAAATACCTCGCTCTGAAGAGCTCAGCTCGACCATTAGGTCGCGCCTTTTTGCCAAAGAACAAAATCCGGTGAAAACAAAAAAGAAGATCAGCCTCAAGGCAATCATCAAAGTCGAAAACTGGATGCTTCCGAAATTAGATTTGCTCGAGGAACCCAAGACTCTCAAGTCTGGAGTCGATAAAAAAAGTATTGAAAAAAATATTCGCCTTTTAGAAGACAAACTTTCGCAATTTTCGGTTAATGGTAAAGTAACCTCAGTAAGAACAGGGCCTGCTGTCACACTTTTTGAATTTAAGCCGAATGTAAATGTGAAACTCAGTCGAATCACCGACCTCGCGGACGATTTGAGTTTGGCTCTAAGCAGCGAATCTCTGAGGATCATAGCTCCCCTCCCCGGTAGAGACGTGGTGGGCATAGAGACGTCTAATGCCGATCGCGAGACGGTGTTTCTGAGAGATCTTATCGAGAGCACGGATTTTTGGAGCGACGAGGTAAAGCTTCCTTTAGCACTTGGCAAAAAAGTGGACGGGGAAACTCAACTGGCCGATCTCAGAAAAATGCCTCACCTGATGGTTGCCGGCACCACTGGCTCGGGCAAATCGGTTTTTGTTATTGCTACACTCACGTCGCTGTTGTTTCGGCATTCTCCGAAGACACTCAAATTGGTCTTGGTTGATCCGAAACAAGTAGATTTGGCTTCGTTTTATAAAGTGCCACATTTGGCTTTACCGCCTGTCCAAGACGCAAAAAAAGCTGTACTCGCTCTTAAATGGGCAGTTCGAGAGATGGAAAAGCGTTATCGCTCGATGTCGAGATTTGAAGTTAGAGGCATAGACGGTTTTAACGAAATGGCCGCTCAGTTCACCGCCGAAGACCTTGAAGTCTACACCAAAGAAAATGAACAGTTGATTGAAGCCGGCAAGCCCAACAAAACTTTTTACTTTGAACCTCTTCCTTTCATGGTGATCGTAGTTGAAGAGTTTGGCGATCTTATGGCGGTGGATAAAGGCAATGTAGAGGGGCTGGTTGTGCGCCTTGCGCAAATGGCGAGGGCGTGCGGAATTCATCTCATACTAGCAATGCAGTCACCTAGGAAAGACGTCGTAACAGGTTTAATTAAAACCAACATACCGGGGCGAATTAGTTTCAAAGTGGCTTCGAAAATGGATTCGCGAATTATTTTGGACGAATCAGGGGCCGAAAGACTCCTCGCAAAAGGAGACATGCTTTTCTTGGCTCCAGGAATGTCAAAGCCAGAAAGACATCATGCGCCCTGGGTTTCTGAACAAGAGGTTTCATCAGTCTGTAAGTTTTGGTCTGACCAATCTGAGCCTGTGTACGATCCAGATGCAGTTAAATGGTTAGACCAGGCAGAAAAAGGCGGAGAGCCTTCTTTCTCAAATTCAGGAGACGAATTCGCCGACGAAAATGCATTTGACGAACGGTACGACGAAATTCTCGCGTTTGTTGCTACTCAAAAAGATATTTCAGCCTCATTGTTGCAGCGTCGTTTCAAGCTTGGATATCCCCGGGCCGCAAGGATGATCGAGATCTTCGAAAAAGAGGGTGTGGTAGGCCCATCAAACGGCAGTAAACCTCGATCGGTACTGATTCAAAAAATATAG
- the dapF gene encoding diaminopimelate epimerase yields the protein MKFLKIHGTENDFVFFDTSEITNEEVFVKQIPEICHRRVGVGADGVVVIAKMSNYYEWKYYNSDGSAAEFCGNAVRCAGAYIKETYGDQGEIKLKTDVGTIRIDSLDHSNFKAHLSFQAQILKKIEVQGHESYLCQAGVPHVVILTPTQGRGELLKVAQDVRSSGETYSTWNITFVKSGEPTQAVTFERGVEDFTQSCGSGAISAAYVVMSTKQSDKVIIKMPGGLIKVDKVEGGTLLEGLAEIAFSGHWRLT from the coding sequence ATGAAGTTCCTCAAAATCCATGGTACAGAAAACGACTTTGTATTCTTCGACACATCTGAGATTACAAACGAGGAAGTGTTTGTAAAGCAGATTCCCGAAATCTGTCATCGTAGAGTGGGCGTGGGCGCCGACGGGGTCGTCGTGATAGCAAAAATGTCGAACTACTACGAATGGAAGTACTACAATTCCGATGGGAGCGCAGCGGAGTTTTGCGGCAATGCTGTTAGGTGCGCAGGAGCGTACATTAAAGAGACTTATGGCGACCAAGGAGAGATTAAGTTAAAAACTGATGTAGGCACAATTCGGATTGATAGCTTAGATCATAGCAACTTTAAAGCGCACTTGTCGTTTCAAGCTCAAATCCTCAAAAAAATAGAAGTGCAGGGCCACGAGAGCTACTTATGTCAAGCGGGAGTTCCTCATGTGGTCATACTTACGCCAACTCAAGGAAGGGGGGAGCTCTTAAAAGTAGCCCAAGATGTTCGCTCTTCGGGCGAGACTTACTCAACATGGAATATCACTTTCGTGAAGTCTGGAGAGCCCACGCAGGCAGTGACTTTTGAACGAGGCGTAGAAGACTTCACACAAAGTTGTGGATCAGGCGCGATTTCTGCCGCGTATGTAGTAATGTCCACAAAGCAATCCGATAAGGTGATAATTAAAATGCCTGGAGGATTGATTAAGGTCGACAAAGTAGAAGGCGGCACTCTATTAGAAGGACTTGCAGAGATAGCATTCTCGGGTCATTGGAGATTGACATGA
- a CDS encoding 4-hydroxy-tetrahydrodipicolinate synthase — protein MNLPNWSGVITALATPFIKGEVDCESLTKLIDFQIRSGVGDFVVNGTTAESPTLSRQEVEMIYKQVRETLPKTSRIILGTGSNSTAKTIANGKLAKELGADACLVVVPYYNKPTQKGLLKHFLIVAESSDLPVILYNVPSRTVAKLELDTIAHLSQHPNIVGIKEASGDIEFLKEIKKVVPEDFSLLSGDDFTIDEFVRNGGHGVISVFSHIIPGVLAEYFLEIFSEKPSPVNLKRYDRLCSALFEYPNPVPVKRALFQMGIFRSDEVRLPLVSLEDDESERIIGALNEVGL, from the coding sequence ATGAATTTACCGAACTGGTCGGGAGTCATCACAGCATTGGCAACACCCTTTATTAAGGGTGAGGTAGACTGCGAGTCATTAACCAAACTGATAGATTTTCAAATCCGCAGCGGTGTTGGTGATTTTGTTGTAAACGGAACAACGGCGGAAAGTCCGACACTGTCGCGACAAGAAGTCGAAATGATTTACAAACAAGTACGAGAGACACTCCCTAAAACTTCAAGAATTATTTTGGGTACCGGTTCGAACTCCACGGCAAAAACAATTGCTAACGGTAAACTGGCAAAAGAATTGGGGGCAGATGCTTGTTTGGTTGTTGTTCCTTATTATAACAAGCCAACTCAAAAGGGATTGCTTAAACATTTTCTCATCGTGGCAGAGAGCTCCGACCTACCGGTAATCCTTTACAATGTGCCATCAAGAACGGTTGCAAAGTTAGAACTCGACACAATTGCGCATTTATCTCAGCATCCCAATATAGTGGGAATCAAAGAAGCTTCAGGAGATATAGAATTTCTCAAGGAGATTAAGAAGGTCGTTCCAGAAGATTTTTCGTTACTCAGCGGAGATGATTTTACGATTGATGAATTTGTAAGAAACGGTGGACACGGTGTTATTTCCGTCTTCTCGCACATTATTCCTGGCGTATTGGCGGAGTATTTCTTAGAGATTTTCTCCGAAAAACCATCGCCTGTTAATCTTAAGAGGTACGACCGACTCTGCAGCGCTTTGTTTGAGTACCCAAACCCAGTTCCAGTAAAGCGGGCTCTTTTTCAGATGGGCATTTTTCGCTCCGACGAAGTCAGGTTACCTCTTGTGTCGTTAGAAGACGATGAATCCGAGCGAATCATTGGCGCTTTAAACGAGGTGGGTCTATGA
- the fsa gene encoding fructose-6-phosphate aldolase translates to MKLFIDSADIEEIKIANERGWVDGVTTNPSLIAKTGRDHLEVLKDICREVKGPISAEVVGLQADIMYREGKELAKIHDNIVVKIPMTEEGLVAVKRFSSEGISTNVTLVFSPLQAMLAAKAGASMVSPFVGRLDDVGAVGMELIQQIVTIFRNYDFKTEVLVASIRNPVHVLEAAMMGADISTLPLKVMQQLTKHPLTDKGIETFLADWEKSQKK, encoded by the coding sequence ATGAAACTGTTTATTGATAGTGCAGATATTGAAGAAATTAAAATAGCTAACGAAAGAGGCTGGGTAGATGGAGTCACTACAAACCCCTCTCTCATAGCAAAGACCGGACGTGACCACTTAGAAGTGCTCAAAGATATCTGCCGCGAGGTGAAAGGTCCAATCTCGGCAGAAGTTGTAGGGCTACAAGCCGATATTATGTACCGAGAAGGTAAAGAGCTCGCTAAGATCCATGACAACATCGTGGTGAAAATTCCGATGACGGAAGAGGGGCTCGTGGCGGTCAAACGTTTCTCTAGCGAAGGAATTAGTACAAATGTGACTTTGGTGTTTTCACCGCTTCAAGCCATGCTTGCTGCAAAAGCTGGCGCATCTATGGTTTCTCCTTTTGTAGGCAGGCTTGACGATGTTGGGGCTGTCGGTATGGAGCTCATTCAGCAGATTGTTACGATCTTTAGAAACTACGATTTCAAAACGGAAGTCTTGGTGGCGAGTATTAGAAATCCGGTACATGTTCTTGAAGCTGCTATGATGGGTGCCGATATCTCAACACTTCCTCTTAAAGTTATGCAGCAGCTGACTAAACACCCTTTGACAGACAAAGGCATCGAGACCTTTTTGGCTGACTGGGAAAAGTCGCAGAAGAAATAA